The DNA window AAAAAGGTATTAAACGAGTAGTTCTTCCACGCGAAATGAAAAAAGAAGAAATTGAATCACTAAAAACAAATATGGAACTTGAAATATTCGTTCATGGCGCACTATGCTATTCATACTCGGGACAATGCTTAATGAGTAGCTTTAAAGGAGGAAGAAGTGGAAATCGAGGACGCTGTGCACAACCCTGCAGACAAAAATATAAAGTTTCAAATATCAAAAAAGAAGATTACTACTTATCTCCTGTGGATTTATGCCTATATGATAAACTAAAAGAAATCATTGAATTAAATATTGATTGTATTAAAATTGAAGGGCGAATGCGAAATAAAGAATATTTAGCTATTGTAGTAAGCGGTTACAGAAAAGCACTAAATAAATTAAAAAGTAAAAAAGAAATTAAAAACGAAGAAATAAAACTTGTTTTCAATAGAGGATTAAGTGAAGGTAAATTTAGTGGTGAAACTAAAAGAAGCATTCGACCAGGCCATCTTGGTTTAGAAATTGGAAAAGTATATGAAGCCAATAAAAATCAAATTGCTATTAAATTAAACGATGATATAAATACAATTCCTGAAAGAGGAGATGGAATATTATTTATTAAAAATGATAAAGATTATGGAATGGAAATATCACAAAATCCAGTTATCACTACACTAAATCACTTTAAAAAAGGTAAAAATAAACAAATTAAAGATTTTACTCGAAAAAATAAAATATTGATTATAAAAAAAGTAATACAAAATAAAAAAAACACATTTAGTTTAGGCGAATCAAGAGTTTTTCTAAGTAAACGAAATAAATTATTGAAAAAAACAAAAGAAATCGGAAATAAAGGCAATAGCTATATAAAATCCAAATTAACACTAACATTTTCCATTAAAAATAAATATCCTCAACTTAAAGCCAAATTAATCCTTGCAAATAAAAAGGAAATAGAAACACAGGTAACTGGAAATGCACAGTTTGAAAAGCCACTTAAAAAAAGTGTTAGTAGTGAAACTATTAAAAAACAAGTGTCAAAAGTTGGAAATTATCCTTTTGAAATTACACAAATCAATATAAACTATGATGGAACACTATTCATCCCAATTAGCAAAATTAATGAACTTAGAAGAGAGCTATTTGAAAGCCTAGAAGAAAAAATAAATGACGAATACAAACATGAAAATAAAAATATCAAATTAAAACAAATAAAAAATGATAAAACCAACAAAAAAATTAATTTATCTTATTATACTAATAATATAACCGATTTAGATAAAATTAATAATGTAAAAAGAGTTTATTTGGAAATTCCTCCTGAAAATGATTTGCCCATAAATCAATTAAATGAAGGATATAATCTAAACTACATGATTACCTTTTTAAAAGAAGCCATTAAAATTTCACGAACCAAAGACTATGAACTCATTTGGAAATGGCCAGACATTGCTCATGACAACCTAATCAAAACCTTGACAAAAGTTAGAGAAATATTAAATAAAATGCATATAACCCTCCCAATAATGAGCGGAAACTTCAAACATGAATATGGACCATATTCCATGAATATAACCAATAGTGAAAGTGCAAATAGTCTTGAAAATTATAAAATCATAAGTATCTCTCCAGAACTAAGAAAAAAAGATTATGACTCATTAATAATTCATTGCAAAAATCCTGAAAAAATAGAGATATTAGTTCAAGGAAAAATAGAATTAATGAAAACCAGATACAATTTATTATACAAAAAGGAAAATAAAAAAGCAAAAGAAAACACCTACCTAATTGATAAGAAAAACAACAAATATCCAATACATAAAAGTATTTCACAAGAAGAATTAATAATCCTAAATAACAATGAAATCTCACTTTTAG is part of the Methanobrevibacter oralis genome and encodes:
- a CDS encoding U32 family peptidase, producing the protein MKIPELLAPVGSMEHLQVAINAGASSVYLSGKNYGARKFAQNFTTNEIKEAVHTCHLHNVKVYVTVNTLIKEDELEAVINYLSELYAIGVDAVLVQDLGLIELINKHLPKLKIHASTQMTIENQLKLDYIEKKGIKRVVLPREMKKEEIESLKTNMELEIFVHGALCYSYSGQCLMSSFKGGRSGNRGRCAQPCRQKYKVSNIKKEDYYLSPVDLCLYDKLKEIIELNIDCIKIEGRMRNKEYLAIVVSGYRKALNKLKSKKEIKNEEIKLVFNRGLSEGKFSGETKRSIRPGHLGLEIGKVYEANKNQIAIKLNDDINTIPERGDGILFIKNDKDYGMEISQNPVITTLNHFKKGKNKQIKDFTRKNKILIIKKVIQNKKNTFSLGESRVFLSKRNKLLKKTKEIGNKGNSYIKSKLTLTFSIKNKYPQLKAKLILANKKEIETQVTGNAQFEKPLKKSVSSETIKKQVSKVGNYPFEITQININYDGTLFIPISKINELRRELFESLEEKINDEYKHENKNIKLKQIKNDKTNKKINLSYYTNNITDLDKINNVKRVYLEIPPENDLPINQLNEGYNLNYMITFLKEAIKISRTKDYELIWKWPDIAHDNLIKTLTKVREILNKMHITLPIMSGNFKHEYGPYSMNITNSESANSLENYKIISISPELRKKDYDSLIIHCKNPEKIEILVQGKIELMKTRYNLLYKKENKKAKENTYLIDKKNNKYPIHKSISQEELIILNNNEISLLEEISHLIAAGYCNFSIDGRWNSEKYLRMIDIYKSAINGGIQKKELLKISPKNTLGNY